One part of the Diadema setosum chromosome 22, eeDiaSeto1, whole genome shotgun sequence genome encodes these proteins:
- the LOC140245360 gene encoding E3 SUMO-protein ligase ZBED1-like isoform X1 translates to MSKTPGKKYGSNRSQVWQYIVCDTDTKIARCTLCNKTMKYTGGTTNLRYHLTAAHQMAEFEVVGPSARVYKEGGEWKTGKRKVKSPSSNFRLSIGSSSPHTASRSSRGLASPSMVKPTICGPERAQFITGQVVMLLARSLFPVSMLEDEGFVRFLQVLEPGYLSPSRSLVQTMLMGKYEEAQEKLKICLSKDAKNFGLMFDVWSGSDRGTYLTVTIHYLTSLWTRESWVLGTDRVSTRPSCSELSMCIRSLLSQYQLSLESITAIVNRQGMLKGAQVGKVGSTLLCDSMSCAAEKLEQCVQSGLQIARVKEVVDGVSKMVCYFLQNEDAKELLEKVKQACKLTGELEDNLKGSWLATGDMLIKAVALRDAIESVKVGDEKNQLLYISDEQWETATQLVQSIQILKAALTVLSDTKSGSVSCLLPVVHSMLQHCEGREDDGSVVSEFLSVIAKEVREKWDLNAIMPSSVTMLSALLDPRFKQLKFIADEDKLDVIDALKQLVTANTNHSAEATVDQQQTSVSPFLCLFGEDEFNSKPESADAEVATYLSYPPLSRDMCPLDWWRMNQSKFPELAKIARCYLAVPAIAQSWADIQAGTSRVDMKRALLEPETAGPLIFLNKNWSILS, encoded by the exons atgtcaaaaacaCCAGGGAAAAAGTATGGATCCAATAGGTCTCAAGTTTGGCAGTATATCGTGTGCGATACTGATACAAAAATTGCGCGATGCACACTGTGCAACAAAACTATGAAGTATACAGGCGGCACCACGAATTTACGCTACCATCTGACGGCTGCGCACCAAATGGCCGAATTTGAG GTTGTAGGGCCATCAGCCAGAGTGTACAAAGAAGGTGGAGAATGGAAGACTGGAAAGAGGAAGGTAAAATCCCCCAGCAGCAACTTCAGACTGAGCATCGGAAGTTCATCACCCCACACAGCATCTCGCTCCTCACGGGGTCTTGCAAGCCCATCCATGGTGAAGCCCACCATCTGTGGGCCAGAGAGGGCCCAGTTCATCACTGGACAGGTGGTGATGTTGTTGGCAAGGAGTTTGTTTCCTGTCAGCATGTTGGAGGATGAGGGGTTTGTGCGCTTCCTGCAGGTCCTGGAGCCTGGTTATTTGTCACCATCAAGATCCCTCGTGCAAACCATGCTGATGGGAAAGTACGAAGAGGCCCAG GAAAAATTGAAGATATGCCTCAGTAAGGATGCCAAAAACTTCGGTCTCATGTTTGATGTGTGGTCTGGCAGCGACAGGGGCACGTACCTGACTGTCACTATTCACTACCTGACCAGCCTCTGGACACGCGAGTCCTGGGTCCTTGGCACAGACCGTGTCTCCACTCGGCCTTCCTGCAGCGAACTCAGTATGTGTATCCGCAGCCTCCTCAGTCAGTACCAGCTTTCTCTGGAGAGCATCACAGCTATCGTCAACCGCCAGGGGATGCTAAAGGGAGCTCAGGTGGGGAAGGTGGGAAGCACTCTACTTTGTGACAGCATGAGCTGCGCAGCAGAGAAATTAGAGCAGTGTGTCCAGAGTGGCCTACAAATTGCTAGAGTGAAGGAAGTGGTGGATGGTGTGTCCAAGATGGTGTGTTACTTTCTGCAGAATGAGGATGCAAAAGAACTGCTGGAAAAAGTGAAGCAGGCATGCAAGCTCACCGGGGAGCTGGAAGATAATTTGAAGGGGTCTTGGCTGGCCACAGGGGACATGCTAATCAAG GCTGTTGCTCTACGTGATGCCATAGAAAGTGTCAAAGTAGGGGATGAAAAGAATCAGCTGCTCTACATAAGTGATGAGCAGTGGGAGACTGCCACTCAACTAGTCCAGTCCATCCAGATCCTCAAGGCTGCCTTGACAGTCCTCAGTGACACTAAGAGTGGCTCCGTATCGTGCCTCCTCCCAGTCGTACACAGCATGCTGCAACACTGTGAAGGTCGGGAGGATGATGGCTCAGTGGTTAGCGAGTTCCTCAGTGTCATTGCCAAAGAGGTCCGTGAAAAATGGGACCTTAATGCTATCATGCCTTCTTCGGTGACCATGTTGTCTGCTCTGCTGGATCCACGCTTCAAGCAGCTCAAGTTCATTGCAGACGAGGATAAGTTGGATGTTATTGATGCCTTGAAGCAGCTGGTGACTGCAAACACAAATCACAGCGCAGAGGCCACTGTTGACCAGCAGCAGACTAGTGTATCACCATTCCTTTGTCTGTTTGGGGAAGATGAATTCAACAGCAAGCCAGAGAGTGCCGATGCAGAGGTGGCAACTTACCTGTCATATCCACCCTTGTCACGAGACATGTGCCCATTGGACTGGTGGCGAATGAACCAGAGCAAGTTCCCAGAATTGGCTAAGATTGCACGCTGCTACCTGGCTGTACCAGCCATTGCACAGTCCTGGGCAGACATTCAGGCAGGGACGTCCCGTGTGGACATGAAAAGGGCACTTCTTGAACCTGAGACAGCTGGACCTCTAATTTTCCTCAACAAAAACTGGTCAATCCTCTCCTAG
- the LOC140245360 gene encoding E3 SUMO-protein ligase ZBED1-like isoform X2: protein MVKPTICGPERAQFITGQVVMLLARSLFPVSMLEDEGFVRFLQVLEPGYLSPSRSLVQTMLMGKYEEAQEKLKICLSKDAKNFGLMFDVWSGSDRGTYLTVTIHYLTSLWTRESWVLGTDRVSTRPSCSELSMCIRSLLSQYQLSLESITAIVNRQGMLKGAQVGKVGSTLLCDSMSCAAEKLEQCVQSGLQIARVKEVVDGVSKMVCYFLQNEDAKELLEKVKQACKLTGELEDNLKGSWLATGDMLIKAVALRDAIESVKVGDEKNQLLYISDEQWETATQLVQSIQILKAALTVLSDTKSGSVSCLLPVVHSMLQHCEGREDDGSVVSEFLSVIAKEVREKWDLNAIMPSSVTMLSALLDPRFKQLKFIADEDKLDVIDALKQLVTANTNHSAEATVDQQQTSVSPFLCLFGEDEFNSKPESADAEVATYLSYPPLSRDMCPLDWWRMNQSKFPELAKIARCYLAVPAIAQSWADIQAGTSRVDMKRALLEPETAGPLIFLNKNWSILS, encoded by the exons ATGGTGAAGCCCACCATCTGTGGGCCAGAGAGGGCCCAGTTCATCACTGGACAGGTGGTGATGTTGTTGGCAAGGAGTTTGTTTCCTGTCAGCATGTTGGAGGATGAGGGGTTTGTGCGCTTCCTGCAGGTCCTGGAGCCTGGTTATTTGTCACCATCAAGATCCCTCGTGCAAACCATGCTGATGGGAAAGTACGAAGAGGCCCAG GAAAAATTGAAGATATGCCTCAGTAAGGATGCCAAAAACTTCGGTCTCATGTTTGATGTGTGGTCTGGCAGCGACAGGGGCACGTACCTGACTGTCACTATTCACTACCTGACCAGCCTCTGGACACGCGAGTCCTGGGTCCTTGGCACAGACCGTGTCTCCACTCGGCCTTCCTGCAGCGAACTCAGTATGTGTATCCGCAGCCTCCTCAGTCAGTACCAGCTTTCTCTGGAGAGCATCACAGCTATCGTCAACCGCCAGGGGATGCTAAAGGGAGCTCAGGTGGGGAAGGTGGGAAGCACTCTACTTTGTGACAGCATGAGCTGCGCAGCAGAGAAATTAGAGCAGTGTGTCCAGAGTGGCCTACAAATTGCTAGAGTGAAGGAAGTGGTGGATGGTGTGTCCAAGATGGTGTGTTACTTTCTGCAGAATGAGGATGCAAAAGAACTGCTGGAAAAAGTGAAGCAGGCATGCAAGCTCACCGGGGAGCTGGAAGATAATTTGAAGGGGTCTTGGCTGGCCACAGGGGACATGCTAATCAAG GCTGTTGCTCTACGTGATGCCATAGAAAGTGTCAAAGTAGGGGATGAAAAGAATCAGCTGCTCTACATAAGTGATGAGCAGTGGGAGACTGCCACTCAACTAGTCCAGTCCATCCAGATCCTCAAGGCTGCCTTGACAGTCCTCAGTGACACTAAGAGTGGCTCCGTATCGTGCCTCCTCCCAGTCGTACACAGCATGCTGCAACACTGTGAAGGTCGGGAGGATGATGGCTCAGTGGTTAGCGAGTTCCTCAGTGTCATTGCCAAAGAGGTCCGTGAAAAATGGGACCTTAATGCTATCATGCCTTCTTCGGTGACCATGTTGTCTGCTCTGCTGGATCCACGCTTCAAGCAGCTCAAGTTCATTGCAGACGAGGATAAGTTGGATGTTATTGATGCCTTGAAGCAGCTGGTGACTGCAAACACAAATCACAGCGCAGAGGCCACTGTTGACCAGCAGCAGACTAGTGTATCACCATTCCTTTGTCTGTTTGGGGAAGATGAATTCAACAGCAAGCCAGAGAGTGCCGATGCAGAGGTGGCAACTTACCTGTCATATCCACCCTTGTCACGAGACATGTGCCCATTGGACTGGTGGCGAATGAACCAGAGCAAGTTCCCAGAATTGGCTAAGATTGCACGCTGCTACCTGGCTGTACCAGCCATTGCACAGTCCTGGGCAGACATTCAGGCAGGGACGTCCCGTGTGGACATGAAAAGGGCACTTCTTGAACCTGAGACAGCTGGACCTCTAATTTTCCTCAACAAAAACTGGTCAATCCTCTCCTAG